The genomic stretch GCTGCTTCCTCTGTTAATCCTTGACCCAGTCACTCAATGGCGGCTTAACCCCGCCCCTAGGGGCGaaacacataacacataactgaccccacacccccacacactgATCTCGGAGTGTGTTTAGTGCGTCACGAGGTAAAGACACACTCCTTGTAACTTATTCATTGTATACAGTGGTATATTTTAGTGTGCTAAGCACTAttttttcacgttttttttctgtatgaatCTTTAATCCTACACTCATTAACTCCAGCAGATCCAatgcccatatatatatatatatatatatatatatatatatatatatatatatatatatatatatatatatatatatatatagttaatagtttggacacaccttcccctttttcttaattttgtattattaaaatgtattaatttataattttttttatttgcgtttgcgccatttagcagacgcccttgaccagagcgacgtacaaaagtgttttgagtctctagcaatgaatgagtcgacactggtacgctagattacaaacttaatataaatcagactataactcttgattttttccaaagcaaacttggaaagtgctaatttaagtgtttcagtaaGAGGTGGGTCTTCAACCATCGCTTAAAGCCAGAGACTCctgctgttcggacatctaggggaagttcattccaccagaacagagaagagccttggagTATAagaagtatattatatatataaaaaaaaatctaactcagatgtattcatgtgtgcagcaTTACACACTTGCTTTGCCAGTCAAagttggctgtaacagtttctgtCTGACTAACCAAttagaggacggaaaaatgctgacgctattctgggaaactctatgaaataaagagaataaaatattgggaataaattaattcagtttcatggaacaaatattagaatttaggttgtaaatgtaggtcaatGCTACTGATAGTGTTTgagccagcagagaaggctttgctggccctgaccacccgcCACtgagtatatagtatatatatatatatatatatatatatatatatatatatatatatatatatatatatattttaataacattaacacacacgtTCGCATTCAGCCACTTTACTGTGTATTTAAACACTGTAGCACATCTGCAGACATCTGCAATCAGGGAATTTACCCGTTTACTGTTTACTATCTGTCCGCTTATTCTGGTAAAATATTGCACACGTTTAAACAAGGTGGCCTCGGACTGTGCACTCACACTTTACTTAACTCTTTTCTTACATGAATTACATTTCAACCTCATATTTAGCACATCTACCTCATATTTATCGCACCTTAACTATGTTTAAAGTTTACTCTTTATTTCGTTCTTTTTATACTGTGTATGTGGAGGAATGTCAAATATAGCTTGAGTTGAGTTGATCTTCAACATTGTTaattaatactgaagaatccaaactatgaaagaacgcACAGGCAGCCAACAATagttaaacaacccagaaaaTGTCTAAGATTTTGGATTGTTCAAAGTAGCTACTTTTAGCTTTAATGGCAGCTTGGAAAACTCATGGAATTCTCCCATTTCACAAGGTAATCACCTGGAATgattttccaacaatcttgatGAGTCCCCAGAGGTGttaagtgcttgttggctgGTTTTCTATCAATCTCTGGTCCAACGCATCCCAATCCATCTCAAGTGGATTTTGATTGTGTGAATGTAGAGGGCAGTTCATctgagaagcatttatgtaaatcagtgGTTTCTGAAGGTGGTATTTCTTATATACatttatcctctgcagcagaggtagctctagGTCCCTATGAGAGCCTATTTCATCAGTGTTTAATGGTTTTGTTGACTGCATTTGTGGatgcatttaaaattattttctctttgCTTAACGGAGTGTTTCTTGCTATTAGATAGATTTCTATTGTTGTAATAACAATTATAGTGTTAATGACTTTGTAATGCATGAGACAACGGTCTAAAACACATTAAGAAATGTCAAGGCAAGACATATCATAAATTAACACTTGacaaggcacacctgtgaataaaaaaacaggtgaCTACTTCCTGAATTACAAGATAATTCCATGTGTGTCCTTAATATGATATGTCCATgtccttaattaaaaaaaaaaaaaaatacaaaatgttattatgaCTGTTGTCTGAatactcaattctgattggctggaaggtgtgcATTTAAACTGGTGAATTGGTCAGTTTAATCACCATTGTGTGTTACTGTGCTGCCTTATAATCAAGTGTAACCACCGTATCATACAATTACAGTTGTATACAAAGTGAGACATCTGGTTTAAACATTTCCTAATGTTCTGACTATCTCCTTatttcctctctctatctctctctctctctctctctctccctctctctctctctcacgctctctctctctttctctttctctttctcttttctcataGTTTAAAGTGATTTGCATGAATGTGATGCACATAGAAGAGGCAACAAACTCTCCGCTTTGTGACAGGTGGTTATTTGCCTTAGCCTATACATATTCACCTattgaaatacacacacatacacacacacacccacacacagtgtAGATTTCACGGTATACTTGCTGTATATCACAAGTTGAAGTTCAAAATGTGGAGCTACATGATCTTCTCTACGCTTCTCATGACGGCTGTAAACGTCCAAGGTGAGATCTCATTTATATACTGTCAAGTATTACAGCTGAAACCTCTCTCacttcataaaaatatataattctgcTGGttaaacaagagaaaaaaaaattctttatgtttttaaatgaaaagaattaattacatatataattaaattagcaGGTTTAATCTTATTTTATTACTCATTTTATGAATTTGGTAACAAGCAGGATAAAAGTGCAGGATATGTAAAGGATATATGCATTCGAATCAAAACTGCCCTAATCACTAATGTGTCTCACATTAGCACAGTGTGACAGACCTGTTGTTGGAATTGGATTGGATTTGATTGAGGAATCAGACCAGCAAACTTTTCATGATGGAGCCACTGTTAAGTTTAAATGTTCCACTGGTTATATGCCTGTGGGAGCATCAGCTTCCAGGTCAATCACCTGTACCGGAGCCCAGTGGAGTTACCTTGAACTTCAGTGCAAAGGTTATTtgtctacaaacatttttttttattgaacctttatttatatttgtagtaTGAATTACCGTAAATCagcctccacctccacctcctctttcccctcctccttctctttctccttgaCAAAACTCttactttaaaactttattgctaattcttttatttgccataaattttattattttataattataattttatcataattttttttagcaaaaacaGGTACAAGGATTCGAATAGATGTTTTTGTCAGATGTGTCCTGTGATAGACCAGAGAGCCCATATCCAGTTAGAATTAAAAGGGAAATCATCACCTTTGTCCAATAATAGTGTGTTAGAGGCTATAAAATAGAAGGGTCTGAGTTCCTAACCTGTACAGAAAATGGGTAGAATTTATATAATAGTATATTCACTCAACCATCAGCATTGTTGACAGTTAATGACTGGTTACTGAGATTCATGTACTTgtactacttaaaaaaaaaaaaaagagcatttaaaacattaatgcaGATGTCTGATCACAATTCTTTTCTTCCCCAGTTATTACCTGCTTAAAACCACCTACTATAACCAATGGCCTATTTAACCCCCTGAAGGTCTTGTACATATATGGAGAAAGAGTCACATATAATTGTTTGGAAGGTTTTAAACTTTATGGATCTCCAACAATATCGTGTTCTGATGATGGAAAGTTTGAGACGTCTCTCCCTGAGTGTCGTGGTAAGTATTTGAGAAAATCACAATGTTATGATTGTGTTGTTTTCAGACAATTTTGAAATTAGATTAACAAAAACGTGTCTTCTTAGTCGTTCAAACATTCATTGTTTTAGTGTCTAAgataagcgttttttttttccttctgaacAGTTTTCTCTTTTATTGGGCTTATTGTGAAATGTCAAATGAAAGAGCTGATATTTATCTGATCAATAGAATGAAGTGTGTCAGCACTATGGAACTCTAAAGAGTGTGTTGATTGTTTCTTATATGTAAGGTGAGAATCGAACAGAGGAATAAGTAACACTAGTGGACTATAGCACAGAGCAAACAACAAACATACCACATTTGATGCAATCAACATCTAAAAAACTGATCTAGGTTTCCAGTATACTCCCACCACCTAGAAACATGCAAATAGATCGGTTACTCTATGCAGCCCGAATGTGAATGAGTGGGAATCTGTGTGGGTTTGGTGTTACCATCCAATAGTGTTTGAATGAATAATAACTGTGATTCCATAAATCTCCATCAGATAGAATTCCAATAGATAGAATTCAATAAATTCTTGCGAATTGTTTCTTACATTGTAAATTACTAAAATGCAGACTTGAAGTAGGTCTACAGAACATTGTCTTTTGGAACCAGATCaatgaaaaatattattttcaagAGTTAAAATGTTCAAATATAAGTTTCAAGGtttttatttgtccatgccACCATATTTGAAGACATACAGAGAAACCGAAATActgtttctcttctctctcttcaaGCGTTAACATTGTCAACGCAGCATAGAGAGATTGTATAGGCAGTCAGTGCAATATTAGCGGTTCAGTGCAATATAGACAGATTTTATATGAGGTAACATCAGTGTacttgtaatataatatatatataagccgGGTAAATATTCCTCATAATACATCTGAATGTGTAAGGTGCAGTATACATtctagtatatgtatatactagGAACCACAATACAAAGTCTCACATCCACTTGAACAATAAGAAGAGCAGGAAATGCCCAGGGAAAACAGTGTATATGATAATTGTCTGGGTGTGGTTCGAATATTCTAGATAAGATAGATTAAAAAGCTGCCTCAGAGAAACAAAATACATCATCAGGTTAATGCAGGTCAGGGCTGCTCAGtttacacaccacacattttatttcctcttttttacTTGCTCTTATTTTggaggttttattgtgaaacttgtttttgaaaatgactagtaaaataaaagatagaatccaaacagaaaaaaaaccagacaaaaATCCAGCTCACCATGAGTCAGCTCAGACTGTAacttaaatatgtttattgAGTTTAATTCTGCAATTTCTCCTATTGTTTGTCATTGGCTCTATCGAGTTGTTGAATGTTATTTGCTGTTTAAACATTGAGTGAGATTCAcatgtataattgtataatttttagGTTTACATTCTGTATTTTGGTGGTGTGAACTAACATTGGTTAGCTGATAACTGATATGTGGTCACTTCCAATGTTCCTGGTTTTTGCTCTAGTTATAACTAGGAGTTAACAAAATCTATTTGCTAGAAACAACCCTTgcacagtaaaagtaaaatacagTGAAAAGTCATCTCTGTCTCAAATGATATGCTTATGGTGTCTCATCCAATAGCATTTGCATAATTAATGATTGTGATTGCATGATTATCCAATGGCAAGTTATTTGTTTCAAATTTGGACTTTTGGCTCCTTAAGCCCTGGAACTCCTTCTACACTGTAAGTTACAGAAATGCAGATGTAAAGGAGGTCTCCTGGACATATGCTGTCACTTGGAACCagaccaaagaaaaaaattttcaggtcacacaaaacaaaaagtctAAATGCGGGCTACAAGGATGAAGGAGCTCAGCCACATGGTCGGAAGGTCAGAAGGTCTGTGAACTTGAGATCAAAGTTTCTACTggattttgctctttttttatccAGAGATCTTCTGTGATCCACCATATATTCGAAATGCGGTTATTTATGAAACCAGCAGGTCACCAGCTTACAGATATCAAACCTCAATCAAAATCAGCTGTAATAAAGGCTACAGATTGGAGGGGTCTGAATATATGACCTGTGGGAATGACGGATGGACTCCAACTCTCCCACGGTGTGTCGGTAAGTATAATGAATGATTTTGAACATACTAgaatgttattttcttttattttgttttataaatgtttgttaGACATGTTTCGATAGCTGAGGCAGGTTTCCAGTGTCTATTCAAAATCTGCCTTTTTCAGTAAGAAGAGCAAAAATATGACTGGCAGAATCACACAGACAAATAAGCACCAAGACGTAATGATTAAATAGAATTAATTTAAtaagttcattattttttatatattaaacattctTCACAGCAATACCCAGGGAACACAGTGTATATGATAACTATTTGGGCATGGGTCTAATATTCTAGATTTAGACttctccaggcttttctcaacctgcaccctactctcagcacaaatcacaatatcatccacagaCATCATTGTCTATAGAGACTTCTGTTTGACATCATATGTCAGCTCGTCCATCAACActgtctgtcgttcctactgcacacttcactgctgtcacactgtcctcatacatgtcctgcccCACCCTcaccacacctgacttcctcatgtAATATCATAACTCCTCTCTGCAGAGAGCGCACGacagcaccctgtcgtacgctttccctaaatccacaaacacactctccaccttttcaacacactctcctcattagtcagcacatttccatctgcatcgtTTATTGCCACCTGTGAGCACCCTTCTCCACTCTTATACCTCACcatatgctcctccttcttcttaaaataagtattcaccactgcaaATTCCAACCTTTTTCTAAATCAGTCATCTGCCCTTAAACATttctctccttaaagccatacctacccatcacctcctcatcacctctgttcctctCACCAACATGCCCACTGAACTCTGCTCCAATCAACAATTTTCTTTCTTAGTTCACTCtacaccacttcatctaactcacttcagaatatttcttctccatctcacaaccaacgtgtggagcataaacactgatgacatttaccATCACCCCTTCCAActtcagcttcatgttcatcaccctatcagaaactcttttcacctccactacactcctactgtactcttccttctggatcacccctacaccatttctatttccatccacaccatcgTAGAAATATTtgaatccacctccaatgttcctggccttactttatttctatttgctCTCTTAAACCACATCATGTCTACCTTCCTCTGCTCCATTATAGCAGTTAACTCTCTACCTTTACTAGTCATAGTGcccacatttaaagtaccaaccttaAGATCCCCACTCCTACGCTTCTCCTTATCCTGCCGTCTCTTCCCAcattccttctcctcctttggtcCACAATAGGACAATTTTCACTGGttccctgttggctaacaatacctgtggtggttaaTAGTAATCCAGGCCTCGACTGAGCCGCCATTGAATGTAGGTTTATTATCCGCATATGTGATTTGTCACCCAACCCTCCCCGTTTACCCGGGCTTGTGACCAGCACTGGCTTGTGAACTCTTATTATTGAGTCTAAAAGGTTAGAATTACATTCTGCAACTTCTCCTATTGTTTGTCATTGACTCCATTAAATGTTGGTAAATGATTTGGTATCTGAACACTGAGCGTgattaac from Silurus meridionalis isolate SWU-2019-XX chromosome 16, ASM1480568v1, whole genome shotgun sequence encodes the following:
- the LOC124398819 gene encoding sushi, von Willebrand factor type A, EGF and pentraxin domain-containing protein 1-like, with product MWSYMIFSTLLMTAVNVQAQCDRPVVGIGLDLIEESDQQTFHDGATVKFKCSTGYMPVGASASRSITCTGAQWSYLELQCKVITCLKPPTITNGLFNPLKVLYIYGERVTYNCLEGFKLYGSPTISCSDDGKFETSLPECREIFCDPPYIRNAVIYETSRSPAYRYQTSIKISCNKGYRLEGSEYMTCGNDGWTPTLPRCVEMTCDAPRINNAVIVSRRYTVFTERYRYGAFIQLRCNSGYRMEGSDRLKCEEYGWNPPPPKCSVITCLEPDHITNGQFIPLKALYKYGETVIYNCVEGFKLYGSPTISCSDDGTFETYLPECREIFCDPPSIQNAVIDETSRSPSYRYQTAIKIRCNPGYRIMGSEYMTCGNDGWTPALPRDDL